From the Penaeus monodon isolate SGIC_2016 chromosome 3, NSTDA_Pmon_1, whole genome shotgun sequence genome, the window CTGTGGAAGAACTTGAGTCAGTAGAGGAGCTGGATTCCTCAgtggtggtagttgaggtgagTAAGTTGGAGGAGTGGTGGAATCCAAAGATGATGTGGAAAAGTTGAAGAAGTGGTTGTGTCCATACTTGAAGAGGTACTTGATTCCATAGAGGAGGTGGTATAAGCGGAGAGTCTGTGGAAGAAATGGAGTAGATTGAAGACGTGGTTGTTAtctcactggtgctggagctaggtGAAGTGGTTGAATCCACAGAAGAGGTGGTTTGTttcctcactggtgctggagctagtTGGAGTagttgaatccacagaggaatcagtGTGAGAACTGGTTGTGGGGACGTAGGGCGTGGTTGAATCATAGAGGAGCTTGGCAAGGTAGAACTGGTGGGCTCCAAAGATGAGCTGGATGAAGAGTAGCCTGAAGAGGTTGTGTCCGTAACTTGAAGAGGTGGTCGATTCCATAGAGGAGGTGTTGTAagttggagagtctgtggaagagctggggtagattgaagacgtggtggtttcctcactggtgctggagctagcTGGAGTActtgaatccacagaggaatcagttggagaagtggtcgattGGAAGAGGACATGGTTGAATCCATAGAGGAGCTTGGGATAGTAGAAGAACTGATGGGCTCCAAAGAGGAGCTGGATGAGGAGTAGCCTGAAGAAGAGCTGGTAGAAGTTAAAGAGGTTTCTATGGAAGAGTGTGAGTAAGTAGAGGAGGTGGAGTCCTCAGTAGTGTAGTTGAGGTGAGGTaagttggagaagtggtcgaATCCAAGGATGATGTGGAAGAGCTTGAAGAAGTGGTTGTGTCCGTCCTTGAAGAGGTAGTTGATTCCATAGAGGAGCTGGAGTCagttggagagtctgtggaagagcTGGAGTAGACTGAAGATGTAGTTGTTTttcctcactggtgctggagctaggtgaggtagttgaatccacagaggaatcagttggagaGGTGGTTCGACTGGAAGGTTGAATCCATGGAGGAGCttggaaaagtagaagaaatggtggCTCCAGAGAGGAGCTGGTGTAAGTTGAAGAGGTTTCTGTGGGAGAGCTTGAGTAAGTAGAGGAGGTGGAATCATCAGTGGTGGTAGTTGAGGGGAGGTAAGTTGGAGAAGTGGTGGAATCCAAGGATGTTGTGGTAAAGTAagttggagagtctgtggaaAAGCTGGAGTAGATTGAAGACATGGTGGCttcctcactggtgctggagctaaGCGAAGTAGTTGAATCCAAagaggaatcagttggagaagtggtcgattggaaggaggatgtggttgaatccatagaggagcttgggaaagtagaagaaatggtgggctcCAAAGAGGAGCTGGATGAGGAGTAGCCTGGAGAAGAGCTGGTGTACGTTGAAGAGGTTTCTATGGAAGAGCTCGAGTAAGTAGACGAGGTGGAGTCCTCAgtggtggtagttgaggtgatgtCAGTCGGAGAAGTGGTCGACTCCAAGGAGGATGTGAACAAACTGAAGAAGTGGTTGTGTCCGCATTTGACGAGGTGGTTGATTCCATAGAGGAGGTAGGGTAAGATGGAGAGTGTGTGGAAGAGCTGAAGTAGATTGAAGACGTGGTGGTTTCCTCAG encodes:
- the LOC119587771 gene encoding uncharacterized protein DDB_G0271670-like, which translates into the protein MSSIYSSFSTDSPTYFTTTSLDSTTSPTYLPSTTTTDDSTSSTYSSSPTETSSTYTSSSLEPPFLLLFQAPPWIQPSSRTTSPTDSSLLYGINYLFKDGHNHFFKLFHIILGFDHFSNLPHLNYTTEDSTSSTYSHSSIETSLTSTSSSSGYSSSSSSLEPISSSTIPSSSMDSTMSSSNRPLLQLIPLWIQVLQLAPAPLIFGAHQFYLAKLLYDSTTPYVPTTSSHTDSSVDSTTPTSSSTNSPLIPPPLWNQVPLQVWTQPLLQLFHIIFGFHHSSNLLTSTTTTEESSSSTDSSSSTGSETSSTYTNPSSMKQLHLQSTPALPQTLQLTPAPLWNQLPLQVRTQPLPFKLFHIILDSTTSPTDITSTTTTEDSSSSTYSSSSVGLETSSTYTSSSSGYSSSSSSLEPTISSTFPSSSMDSTTSPFQSTTSPTDSSVDSTTSPSSSTIEEGSTSTDSSGGMEDDDIYIVVVVIIVGLVLAVILTSCCFFFFVLKRKDPPVQDLEGQLPRVNESDSLYEISIPRASLVPFTRQLTPWGVQNPVTIRDDENEDLELPEDRGSNPYALDQIDLHSFSLQRFLRDIQDARAPTLSGSFRLPRL